A region of the Oscillatoria sp. FACHB-1406 genome:
CCCCCGACAATGACCAAATCGACTTCGTGCCGATACTGGCGAATCAGTTCTGAATAGTCCTGTTCGTGTTTGTCCGACGATTGTTCGCGCAGGGGCTCGACGACAGAAAACCCCATCGCCTGTAACTGACGAATGCACGCTTTTCGCCCCCCTTTGCCCTTCCCAGAAGTATCCTTATGGTTTTGGCGCGCGTGAGGATTGATCAAAAGTAACGCTCGTTTAGGTTCCGTCATGCAAGTAGTTTTGAGCCACTAATTACTATTATTCGTGAAAATGAATATTTAGCTAAACAATGCTGGAATTGAGAACCTCAAACTCGCTCCATCACCCGGGCCTATATCCGCGATCGCGACCCTCAATGAAACGCACTCCCCAAACGCCCTATAATGAACAATTGTTGAGAAGTGCCTACTTCAGTCCTTTTCAGTCCTTTATTAGAGAAACGGAACAGAACCCTAGTGTTTGCCCTAAGCGGTTACGAATATTTTCTTGGATTTTTGCTCCTGGCTAGCTCCGTCCCCATTCTCGCCCTCGGCGCATCTTGGTTGGTGCGACCCAAAGGCAGCGGTCCCGAACGAGTAACAACCTACGAATCCGGTATGGAACCCATTGGGGGAGCTTGGATTCAATTCAACATACGCTACTATATGTTCGCCCTGGTTTTTGTCGTCTTCGACGTAGAAACCGTATTTTTATACCCTTGGGCTGTTGCCTTCAGTCAACTGGGACTTCTCGCTTTTATCGAAGCCCTCATCTTTATTGCAATTCTAATTGTTGCCCTAGTCTACGCTTGGCGAAAAGGAGCGCTTGAATGGTCATGAACCCCAATTCTCTTGCCGATATCCAAAAACAACAAACTGAAAAAATTCTCAACCCGATCGCGCGCAACCAAGTTACCCAGGACTTATCCGAAAACGTCATTCTTACGACCGTAGATGACCTGCACAACTGGGCGCGATTGTCAAGCCTGTGGCCGATGATGTACGGTACGGCCTGCTGCTTCATCGAATTTGCCGCTATGATCGGCCCCCGCTTCGACTTCGACCGTTTCGGTCTGGTGCCGCGTTGCAGTCCCCGCCAAGCTGACTTAATTGTTACGGCTGGGACGATTACCATGAAAATGGCTCCGGCTCTCATTCGCCTTTACGAAGAAATGCCCGAACCGAAGTACGTCATCGCAATGGGTGCTTGTACGATTACCGGCGGGATGTTCAGCGTCGATTCTCCCTCGGCAGTGCGCGGTGTAGACAAACTCATCCCCGTCGATGTCTACATTCCCGGCTGTCCGCCGCGTCCAGAAGCGATTATGGACGCAATTGTCAAACTGCGGAAAAAAGTTTCTAACGAGTGCATCCAAGAACGCGGCAAGCTTCAAGCTCAGACGCACCGCTTCCACAGCACGACTCACAACATGAAAGCCGTTCCCCCGATTCTCACTGGCGAGTATCTCAAGTCGCCAACGCGCCAAGCGCCGCCGAAGGAACTCGCAGAAGCGTATGGAATGCCGATGCCCGCATTAGAAGCGGTAGAAGTGAAGGAGGAGGTCAACCGTGGCTGAAGAAACATCTCAATTAGTCGCACCCGGTAAAACGGCTTCTTGGTTGAGCGAGAATGGTTTTGGGGTGGAATCGTTGGAACCCGACCATCTCGGCGTAGAGATGATTAAAGTCGATGCAGACTTTCTGTTGCCCGTCGCAACCGCACTGTATGCCTATGGGTTTAATTATCTCCAATGTCAAGGCGGTTACGATGAAGGCCCGGGTAAATCTTTGGTCAGTTTTTACCACTTAACCAAGGTTAGCGATAATGCAGACCGCCCGGAAGAAGTGCGAGTGAAGGTTTTCTTGCCGCGCGACAATCCGCGAGTACCTTCCACTTATTGGATTTGGCGGGCAGCGGATTGGCAAGAACGGGAAAGCTACGATATGTACGGTATCGTTTACGAGGGTCATCCGAATTTGAAGCGCTTGTTAATGCCGGAAGATTGGGTGGGTTGGCCGCTGCGAAAGGATTATATTTCGCCCGATTTTTACGAAATTCAGGATGCGTATTAAACTGTCCTCAACTTGAAGCTTACTCCTGTGTTTGAGAACAGTATAGACTGCGATTGCCGCATCTAGCTCTCGATCTCCATTGTTGGGCTATTATGCTCGATCGCTGTCTATTTTTCCCCTTTTTAAGGGGAATACTCAACCCA
Encoded here:
- a CDS encoding NADH dehydrogenase subunit K, whose protein sequence is MVMNPNSLADIQKQQTEKILNPIARNQVTQDLSENVILTTVDDLHNWARLSSLWPMMYGTACCFIEFAAMIGPRFDFDRFGLVPRCSPRQADLIVTAGTITMKMAPALIRLYEEMPEPKYVIAMGACTITGGMFSVDSPSAVRGVDKLIPVDVYIPGCPPRPEAIMDAIVKLRKKVSNECIQERGKLQAQTHRFHSTTHNMKAVPPILTGEYLKSPTRQAPPKELAEAYGMPMPALEAVEVKEEVNRG
- the ndhC gene encoding photosynthetic/respiratory NAD(P)H-quinone oxidoreductase subunit C, which encodes MFALSGYEYFLGFLLLASSVPILALGASWLVRPKGSGPERVTTYESGMEPIGGAWIQFNIRYYMFALVFVVFDVETVFLYPWAVAFSQLGLLAFIEALIFIAILIVALVYAWRKGALEWS
- a CDS encoding NAD(P)H-quinone oxidoreductase subunit J; protein product: MSENGFGVESLEPDHLGVEMIKVDADFLLPVATALYAYGFNYLQCQGGYDEGPGKSLVSFYHLTKVSDNADRPEEVRVKVFLPRDNPRVPSTYWIWRAADWQERESYDMYGIVYEGHPNLKRLLMPEDWVGWPLRKDYISPDFYEIQDAY